In Arthrobacter citreus, a genomic segment contains:
- a CDS encoding YibE/F family protein — protein sequence MGHSHSPHSDEPPSLVALAARRRANLLLTAILVPLGLLAVVAMLLMWPSGDRSSVTVADPYATADGVTFDTGKVQRVSQEDCPSSAALVEAGGTAQQCLVAYTVPNAGGPTIQVEVPPEVAKGDAIEAGDSIRYLNLEAVMQDGGGAPPYVFVDFVRSVPMAALTVLYAGVVIAVARWRGLRALVGLAGAYAVLAGFILPGLVEGQPPLLLGLVGSSVIMFGVLYFAHGFTARTSTALLGTLFGLSITACLAAWATDAAHLVGVDDENAYTLINSSESISVSGIILCGLIISGLGVLNDVTITQSSAVWEMYELAPGASAKRLFSGAMRVGRDHIASTVYTIAFAYAGAALPVLILVSLYDRPLLDSLTGGELAEEVIRTLVGSVGLVLAIPVTTAIAVLVVKAVGIKAAPGAPGLPDTRESRLVEAGNEAGAAGSAVPATGAEPATAGADAVSGAEPATAGSAGQPSDSGIAASGLPTRRSLRNRP from the coding sequence ATGGGACACAGCCATTCCCCGCACTCCGATGAGCCGCCGTCTCTGGTTGCCCTGGCCGCCCGACGTCGCGCCAACCTGCTGCTGACCGCCATCCTGGTGCCACTGGGTCTGCTGGCCGTGGTGGCAATGCTGTTGATGTGGCCCTCCGGGGACCGCTCCAGTGTCACCGTTGCCGATCCCTACGCCACTGCCGACGGAGTTACCTTCGACACCGGCAAGGTCCAGCGGGTCAGCCAGGAGGACTGCCCGTCCTCGGCCGCGCTTGTCGAAGCGGGGGGAACGGCCCAGCAGTGCCTGGTTGCCTACACGGTTCCCAACGCTGGGGGACCCACCATCCAAGTGGAAGTTCCGCCGGAGGTGGCCAAGGGTGATGCCATCGAGGCCGGAGACAGCATCCGCTACCTGAACCTGGAAGCCGTGATGCAGGACGGCGGGGGAGCCCCGCCCTATGTCTTCGTGGACTTCGTCCGGTCCGTGCCGATGGCGGCGCTGACCGTGCTGTATGCGGGAGTGGTCATCGCCGTCGCACGCTGGCGCGGACTGCGCGCACTGGTGGGGCTGGCCGGAGCCTACGCGGTGCTGGCCGGCTTCATCCTGCCCGGGCTGGTGGAGGGGCAGCCGCCGCTGCTGCTCGGACTGGTGGGGTCCAGCGTGATCATGTTCGGGGTGCTGTACTTTGCCCACGGCTTCACGGCCCGGACCTCCACAGCACTGCTGGGGACACTGTTCGGGCTGTCGATCACCGCGTGCCTGGCGGCGTGGGCCACCGACGCCGCGCACCTGGTGGGGGTCGACGACGAAAATGCGTACACGCTCATCAACTCGTCCGAGAGCATATCGGTCTCGGGCATCATCCTCTGCGGGTTGATCATCTCCGGCCTGGGTGTGCTCAATGACGTCACCATCACCCAGTCCTCCGCCGTCTGGGAAATGTACGAACTGGCTCCCGGCGCCAGCGCGAAGCGGCTCTTTTCCGGCGCGATGCGGGTGGGCCGGGACCACATTGCCTCCACCGTCTACACCATTGCCTTCGCCTACGCCGGGGCGGCCCTGCCGGTGCTCATCCTGGTCTCGCTCTACGACAGGCCCCTGCTGGACAGCCTCACCGGCGGGGAGCTGGCCGAGGAAGTCATCCGCACGCTGGTTGGCTCCGTGGGGTTGGTGCTCGCCATCCCGGTAACCACGGCCATTGCCGTGCTGGTGGTCAAAGCCGTCGGGATCAAGGCGGCTCCGGGTGCGCCGGGACTTCCGGACACCCGGGAAAGCCGGCTCGTCGAAGCTGGCAATGAGGCCGGAGCGGCCGGCAGCGCAGTTCCTGCCACCGGCGCCGAGCCCGCCACTGCCGGAGCCGATGCTGTCTCCGGCGCCGAGCCCGCCACTGCGGGTTCCGCCGGACAACCGTCCGACAGCGGTATCGCCGCCTCCGGCCTGCCGACCCGCCGCTCACTGCGGAACCGGCCATAG
- a CDS encoding TetR/AcrR family transcriptional regulator, producing the protein MPRVSGTKRSILDAALELASLNGITGTTMEDVAVRAGVAKGSVYYNFSSKDKLFEQLLLDGVGSLAETLRSARDDKTGAAALSAMVNAMLEAISGNQPLAKLIAAEIFRTDRSWQTPLQLVRREALAELVEVIRQAHPERRDAELVAGTIFGAVLVGGIEWLVFSPDRSLAEVADSVMFTLSGQLTG; encoded by the coding sequence ATGCCACGCGTATCAGGCACCAAGCGGTCAATCCTCGATGCCGCCTTGGAGCTGGCGTCCCTGAACGGGATCACCGGCACCACCATGGAGGACGTGGCCGTACGTGCCGGCGTTGCCAAGGGCAGCGTATATTACAACTTCTCCTCCAAGGACAAGTTGTTTGAACAGCTGCTGCTTGACGGCGTTGGTTCCCTTGCCGAAACGCTGCGCTCGGCCCGTGATGACAAGACCGGTGCCGCAGCGCTTAGTGCCATGGTGAACGCCATGTTGGAGGCCATTTCCGGCAACCAGCCGCTGGCCAAACTGATTGCCGCGGAGATTTTCCGGACCGACAGGTCCTGGCAGACCCCGCTGCAGCTGGTGCGCCGCGAGGCATTGGCGGAGCTGGTGGAAGTGATCCGGCAGGCGCATCCCGAGCGCAGGGATGCCGAGCTGGTGGCCGGCACCATCTTCGGCGCGGTCCTGGTGGGCGGCATTGAGTGGCTGGTCTTCAGCCCCGACCGTTCACTGGCGGAAGTTGCCGATTCGGTGATGTTCACGCTTTCCGGCCAGCTGACTGGCTAG
- the dusB gene encoding tRNA dihydrouridine synthase DusB: MTVSSPELKLELPPLQLGPITVDTPVILAPMAGITNKAFRRLCREYGGGLYVTEMVTSRALVERSPESLRIIEHDDDEKVRSVQLYGVDPVTVGAAIRILVEEDRADHIDLNFGCPVPKVTRKGGGSALPWKLDLFKAIVQTAVKEASKGNIPLTIKMRKGIDEDHLTFLDAGRIARDSGVAAVALHGRTASQFYSGKADWSAIAELREALPDIPVLGNGDIWSAEDAIAMVRETGVDGVVIGRGCQGRPWLFGDLQAAFEGSDLRHRPGLKEVSDSVYRHAELLVETFGGEMMALRDIRKHMAWYFKGYVVGGDLRAQLATVPTLEVLRELLDQLDPEAPYPGADAEGPRGRAGSPKKTALPENWLESRELNAAQKSVISAAELNISGG; the protein is encoded by the coding sequence GTGACTGTTTCATCCCCAGAACTCAAGCTCGAGCTGCCCCCGCTGCAGCTGGGTCCCATCACCGTGGACACGCCGGTAATCCTGGCTCCCATGGCCGGCATTACCAACAAGGCCTTCCGCCGCCTGTGCCGCGAATACGGCGGCGGCCTGTACGTGACGGAAATGGTCACCTCCCGCGCCCTCGTGGAGCGCTCGCCGGAATCGCTGCGCATCATCGAGCACGACGACGACGAGAAGGTCCGCTCCGTCCAGCTGTACGGCGTGGACCCGGTGACCGTCGGTGCAGCCATCCGCATCCTTGTGGAGGAAGACCGCGCCGACCACATTGACCTGAACTTCGGCTGCCCCGTTCCGAAGGTCACCCGCAAGGGCGGCGGCTCGGCCCTGCCCTGGAAGCTGGACCTGTTCAAGGCCATCGTGCAGACCGCGGTGAAGGAAGCCTCCAAGGGCAACATCCCGCTGACCATCAAGATGCGCAAGGGCATCGACGAGGACCACCTGACCTTCCTGGACGCCGGCCGGATCGCCCGCGACTCGGGCGTCGCCGCCGTCGCCCTGCACGGCCGCACCGCCTCCCAGTTCTACTCCGGCAAAGCCGACTGGTCCGCCATCGCCGAACTGCGCGAAGCGCTGCCGGACATCCCGGTCCTGGGCAACGGCGACATCTGGTCCGCCGAGGACGCCATCGCCATGGTGCGCGAAACCGGCGTCGACGGCGTCGTCATCGGCCGCGGCTGCCAGGGCCGGCCCTGGCTCTTCGGGGACCTGCAGGCCGCCTTCGAAGGCAGCGACCTGCGGCACCGCCCGGGCCTGAAGGAAGTGTCTGACAGTGTGTACCGCCACGCCGAACTGCTGGTGGAAACCTTCGGCGGCGAAATGATGGCCCTGCGCGACATCCGCAAGCACATGGCCTGGTACTTCAAGGGCTACGTGGTGGGCGGAGACCTGCGGGCCCAGCTGGCCACCGTGCCCACGCTTGAAGTCCTGCGCGAACTGCTGGACCAGCTGGATCCCGAGGCGCCGTACCCCGGTGCCGACGCCGAAGGCCCCCGCGGGCGCGCCGGATCCCCCAAGAAGACCGCACTGCCGGAAAACTGGCTGGAATCGCGGGAGCTCAACGCCGCGCAGAAGTCAGTCATTTCCGCAGCCGAACTCAACATTTCAGGTGGCTAG
- a CDS encoding YhgE/Pip domain-containing protein, protein MFALFSPGTELARFRRGTLPKIAVVVMLFIPLIYGALYLWAFDSPDKHVDGLSVALVNEDAGTTKDGEPLNAGDELVDKLLDGADLDWHATDADDAAQGVEDGTYYLSLTIPEDFSANAVSVGTDNPVPARLNATYNDSNNFLAGVLGKQAMAQVQAAVSSELGGQVASTLLVGLNDAGSGLRDAADGATKLSTGIDSAVDGAGQLVTGLDSLASGTVTLQDGALKLSSGAGELASGLSTLSAGTSSLAAGSNDLSTGAGSLAAGTATLSEGAGSVASGAATLNTNLGTLSEKLTAAVPQAETLTAGASQVSTGLDQVVAGLQAADPQNPLLAQLQPLAAGAQQVSAGNAALQSGISDAAAGTGQLAAGSSTLAAGAGEVATGAQSAAAGAAQLSAGAADLASGAAQVDAGAHSAEAGAGELAAGANTLSGGTNDLAAGAGELRDGGTTLSAGAEELSAGSHTLADALTEGSAALPQDSGDLIDTKASVAANPVELDAEYSTEAASFGEGFAPFFLALATFVGALITWLLLRALPTRALAAGVSGFRALATGLVPALAIGLGQVIIMMAVLVWGLDIHPAYLIGTGAFLYLTTIAFLALQQMLIIVLGTAAGRVASLVLLMLQLSSSGGTYPVETTPGFFQALHPFMPATYVVNGLRALITGGVDARMWIAVAFLGILALACIVISSVTAGRQRMWTIKRLHPELHL, encoded by the coding sequence ATGTTTGCTCTGTTTTCACCCGGCACCGAGCTGGCGCGGTTCCGCCGTGGCACGCTGCCGAAGATCGCCGTCGTGGTGATGCTCTTCATTCCCCTGATCTACGGTGCGCTGTACCTGTGGGCCTTCGACTCCCCGGACAAGCACGTGGACGGACTCTCCGTGGCCCTGGTCAACGAAGACGCCGGCACCACAAAGGACGGCGAACCTCTCAACGCGGGCGATGAGCTGGTGGACAAGCTACTGGACGGAGCGGACCTCGACTGGCACGCCACTGACGCCGACGATGCGGCGCAGGGTGTTGAGGACGGCACCTACTACCTCTCCCTCACCATCCCTGAGGACTTCTCTGCCAACGCCGTGTCCGTCGGCACGGACAACCCCGTCCCGGCCCGGCTGAACGCGACGTACAACGACTCCAACAACTTCCTGGCCGGTGTCCTCGGCAAGCAGGCCATGGCCCAGGTACAGGCGGCGGTCTCCTCGGAGCTCGGCGGGCAGGTGGCCTCCACCCTGCTGGTCGGCCTGAACGACGCCGGCAGCGGGCTCCGCGACGCCGCCGACGGCGCGACCAAACTGAGCACGGGCATTGACTCGGCGGTGGACGGTGCCGGTCAGCTTGTAACCGGCCTGGACAGCCTCGCCTCCGGAACCGTTACCCTCCAGGACGGAGCACTCAAGCTCTCCTCCGGCGCCGGCGAGCTGGCCTCCGGACTCTCCACACTGTCCGCAGGAACGTCTTCACTGGCGGCGGGCAGCAATGACCTGTCCACCGGAGCGGGCTCACTCGCCGCCGGAACCGCCACCCTGTCCGAGGGCGCCGGCAGCGTCGCCTCCGGTGCGGCCACACTGAACACCAACCTCGGAACGCTCTCAGAGAAACTCACTGCAGCTGTTCCCCAGGCCGAGACCCTGACCGCCGGTGCATCGCAGGTTTCCACCGGACTGGACCAGGTGGTTGCCGGTCTCCAGGCCGCCGATCCGCAGAACCCCCTCCTCGCCCAGCTCCAGCCGCTGGCCGCAGGTGCCCAGCAGGTGTCTGCGGGGAACGCCGCGCTCCAGTCGGGCATCTCCGATGCCGCAGCGGGAACCGGGCAGCTCGCAGCGGGCAGCTCCACGCTCGCCGCCGGAGCCGGTGAAGTAGCCACCGGAGCACAGTCCGCCGCAGCCGGTGCAGCCCAGCTTTCCGCCGGTGCAGCAGACCTCGCCTCCGGTGCCGCCCAAGTCGATGCCGGCGCGCACAGCGCCGAAGCCGGGGCCGGAGAACTTGCCGCCGGTGCCAACACGCTCAGCGGCGGCACGAATGACCTCGCCGCCGGCGCGGGAGAACTGCGCGACGGCGGCACCACGCTTTCCGCAGGGGCAGAAGAACTCTCCGCGGGCAGCCATACGCTGGCCGACGCCCTGACCGAAGGCAGCGCCGCGCTGCCGCAGGATTCCGGCGACCTGATCGATACCAAAGCCTCAGTCGCCGCCAATCCGGTGGAGCTGGACGCCGAGTACTCCACGGAGGCAGCCAGCTTCGGTGAAGGGTTTGCTCCCTTCTTCCTGGCCCTGGCCACCTTTGTGGGCGCACTGATCACGTGGCTGCTGCTGCGTGCCCTGCCGACACGTGCCCTGGCCGCCGGTGTTTCCGGATTCCGCGCCCTGGCCACCGGACTCGTGCCGGCACTGGCCATCGGGCTCGGCCAGGTGATCATCATGATGGCCGTCCTCGTCTGGGGTCTGGACATCCATCCCGCCTACCTCATCGGCACCGGTGCGTTCCTGTACCTGACCACTATCGCCTTCCTGGCCCTGCAGCAGATGCTGATCATCGTGCTCGGCACGGCGGCCGGCCGGGTTGCCTCACTGGTCCTGCTGATGCTCCAGCTCAGCTCCTCCGGCGGAACCTACCCCGTGGAAACCACCCCGGGCTTCTTCCAGGCACTGCATCCGTTCATGCCCGCCACGTACGTGGTCAACGGCCTCCGCGCCCTGATCACCGGAGGGGTGGACGCGAGGATGTGGATCGCCGTCGCCTTCCTGGGCATCCTGGCCCTGGCCTGCATCGTGATCAGCTCCGTGACAGCCGGCCGGCAGCGCATGTGGACGATCAAGCGGCTGCATCCGGAGCTGCACCTCTAA
- a CDS encoding GNAT family N-acetyltransferase, protein MALTFREWREDDDLALNQLWGDPETVQSGQFRAVLRPSSNEPWSRCIVAEDDGIPVAAGVVYETSLHPDRLWVYVEVARENRRAGLGSTLLAMLRREAEAAPSGVTAMRAKVEPGTSGAAFAEAAGFSRIQRSRVVVVEPGRITLPVFQDDAGPQLDEAATGSVELTQAVVEFYNAVHGWDRSEMTLGRAQQMLLNDATGAAGAVVLRDAPKSQGGKIAAFAVSYTQNRTDEPADVFLGYDPSLEQSEQEAALESLLALLTYQYPIQLEVDESMKPVARIIQALLEKGAAREVGPATEIVST, encoded by the coding sequence ATGGCCTTGACGTTCCGCGAATGGCGCGAAGATGACGACCTGGCCCTGAACCAGCTGTGGGGCGATCCGGAAACGGTGCAGTCCGGCCAGTTCCGGGCAGTCCTGCGGCCCTCGTCCAACGAGCCGTGGAGCCGCTGCATCGTGGCCGAAGACGACGGTATTCCGGTAGCTGCCGGCGTCGTTTACGAGACATCGCTGCACCCGGACCGGCTGTGGGTTTACGTGGAAGTGGCCCGGGAAAACCGGCGCGCCGGCCTCGGATCCACGCTGCTGGCGATGCTGCGGAGGGAAGCCGAAGCGGCGCCGTCGGGCGTTACCGCCATGCGCGCGAAGGTGGAGCCGGGAACCTCCGGTGCTGCCTTCGCCGAGGCTGCCGGTTTCTCCCGGATCCAGCGGTCCCGCGTGGTTGTGGTGGAGCCCGGGCGGATCACCCTTCCGGTCTTCCAGGACGACGCCGGACCGCAGCTGGACGAGGCCGCCACCGGCTCGGTGGAACTGACCCAGGCCGTGGTGGAGTTCTACAACGCCGTGCACGGCTGGGACCGGTCGGAGATGACGCTCGGACGGGCGCAGCAGATGCTGCTCAACGACGCCACCGGCGCCGCCGGAGCGGTGGTCCTGCGCGATGCGCCCAAGTCACAGGGCGGCAAGATCGCTGCCTTCGCCGTGAGCTATACGCAGAACCGCACGGATGAGCCGGCCGACGTGTTCCTTGGCTATGATCCTTCGCTGGAACAGTCGGAACAGGAGGCGGCGCTCGAATCGCTGCTGGCCCTGCTGACCTATCAGTATCCGATCCAGCTGGAGGTGGACGAATCCATGAAACCGGTGGCCCGGATCATCCAGGCCCTGCTGGAAAAGGGTGCCGCCCGCGAAGTTGGGCCGGCCACGGAGATCGTCAGCACGTAG
- a CDS encoding ATP-binding cassette domain-containing protein, giving the protein MQPVITAEGLSLTAARGPVYGPLSFDVDGPLNVLYGPAGSGRTSLLLTLAGRMKAENGDLEVLGHALPRNAREVQKRTAIAGFTDIDSLEPSVTVGQAVRERLAWLAPWFSFLGKPTDRQVTRACAPVFGDAEVPAASTVIWNLGEAEHFLLRLSLAMLSEPNILFVDDIEQVHSADARRLVWERLAAIAASGTTVVVGAASLETGLWEGLDPQPSALLLAQETN; this is encoded by the coding sequence GTGCAACCGGTTATTACAGCGGAAGGCCTCAGCCTGACCGCCGCCCGGGGTCCCGTCTACGGCCCGCTGAGCTTCGACGTCGACGGCCCCCTCAATGTCCTTTACGGCCCGGCGGGAAGCGGCCGCACCAGCCTGCTCCTTACACTGGCGGGCCGGATGAAGGCTGAAAACGGCGACCTTGAGGTCCTGGGCCATGCCCTCCCCCGGAACGCCCGGGAGGTCCAGAAGCGTACGGCCATCGCCGGCTTCACGGACATCGACAGCCTCGAGCCGAGCGTCACCGTTGGGCAGGCGGTCCGGGAACGCCTCGCCTGGCTGGCTCCCTGGTTCTCCTTCCTCGGCAAGCCCACCGACCGGCAGGTCACCCGCGCCTGCGCACCGGTCTTTGGCGACGCCGAAGTTCCCGCCGCGTCCACCGTGATCTGGAACCTCGGCGAGGCTGAGCACTTCCTCCTGCGCCTGTCCCTGGCCATGCTCAGCGAACCGAACATCCTCTTTGTTGATGACATCGAACAGGTGCACAGCGCGGACGCCCGCCGTCTGGTCTGGGAGCGCCTCGCTGCAATTGCAGCCTCCGGCACCACCGTCGTCGTCGGTGCCGCTTCCCTTGAAACCGGCCTGTGGGAGGGCCTTGACCCCCAGCCATCCGCGCTGCTGCTCGCACAGGAGACCAACTGA
- a CDS encoding glycine--tRNA ligase has protein sequence MASTKSKLDPIISLAKRRGFVFQSGEIYGGSRSAWDYGPLGVELKENIKKQWWQHMVRGRDDVVGLDSAVILPRQVWEASGHVEVFSDPLVECLSCHKRYRADHLEEAYEEKKGHAPENGLADIACVNCGTKGQWTEPQEFSGLLKTFLGPVANEEGMHYLRPETAQGIFVNFNNVLTTSRKKPPFGIGQIGKSFRNEITPGNFIFRTREFEQMEMEFFVEPGTDEEWHKYWIENRFNWYTQLGIDPENLRLFEHPKEKLSHYSKGTTDVEYRFGFAGSEWGELEGIANRTDFDLGTHSKHSGTDLSYFNQATNERFTPYVIEPAAGLTRSFMAFLVDSYTEDEAPNAKGGVDKRTVLKLDPRLAPVKAAVLPLSRNEDLSPKAKDLAAQLRRSWNIDFDDAGAIGRRYRRQDEIGTPFCITVDFDTLEDQAVTVRERDSMAQERVSLDKVEGYLAERLIGA, from the coding sequence ATGGCTTCGACCAAATCCAAGCTGGATCCGATCATCTCCCTCGCCAAGCGCCGGGGGTTCGTCTTCCAGTCGGGCGAGATTTACGGCGGCTCCCGGTCCGCATGGGATTACGGCCCCCTTGGCGTCGAGCTCAAGGAAAACATCAAGAAGCAGTGGTGGCAGCACATGGTCCGCGGGCGCGACGACGTCGTCGGGCTGGATTCCGCCGTCATCCTGCCTCGCCAGGTGTGGGAGGCCTCCGGCCACGTTGAGGTCTTCTCCGATCCGCTGGTGGAGTGCCTGAGCTGCCACAAGCGTTACCGCGCCGACCACCTCGAAGAGGCCTACGAGGAAAAGAAGGGCCACGCACCCGAAAACGGCCTGGCCGACATTGCCTGCGTCAACTGCGGCACCAAGGGCCAGTGGACCGAGCCGCAGGAATTCTCCGGCCTGCTCAAGACCTTCCTGGGTCCGGTCGCCAATGAAGAGGGCATGCACTACCTGCGCCCGGAAACCGCGCAGGGTATCTTCGTGAACTTCAACAACGTGCTGACCACCTCCCGCAAGAAGCCGCCGTTCGGCATCGGCCAGATCGGCAAGAGCTTCCGCAACGAAATCACGCCGGGTAACTTCATCTTCCGCACCCGCGAGTTCGAGCAGATGGAAATGGAATTCTTCGTCGAGCCGGGCACCGATGAGGAATGGCACAAGTACTGGATCGAAAACCGGTTCAACTGGTACACCCAGCTGGGCATCGATCCAGAGAACCTGCGCCTGTTTGAACACCCGAAGGAAAAGCTGAGCCACTACTCCAAGGGCACCACCGACGTCGAATACCGCTTCGGTTTCGCCGGCTCCGAGTGGGGCGAGCTGGAAGGCATTGCCAACCGCACCGACTTTGACCTGGGCACGCACTCCAAGCACTCCGGCACCGACCTGAGCTACTTCAACCAGGCCACCAACGAGCGCTTCACCCCGTACGTGATTGAGCCCGCCGCCGGCCTGACCCGTTCCTTCATGGCGTTCCTGGTGGACTCCTACACCGAGGACGAGGCCCCCAACGCCAAGGGCGGCGTCGACAAGCGCACCGTCCTGAAGCTGGATCCGCGCCTGGCCCCGGTCAAGGCCGCCGTGCTGCCGCTGAGCCGCAACGAGGACCTGTCCCCGAAGGCCAAGGACCTGGCGGCACAGCTGCGCCGCAGTTGGAACATCGACTTCGACGACGCCGGCGCCATTGGCCGCCGATACCGCCGCCAGGACGAAATCGGCACCCCGTTCTGCATCACCGTGGACTTCGACACCCTCGAAGACCAGGCGGTCACCGTGCGCGAGCGTGACTCGATGGCCCAGGAGCGGGTGAGCCTGGACAAGGTTGAGGGCTACCTCGCCGAAAGGCTGATCGGCGCGTAA